aagctgattcaagtctcccttaagtggtagagaaagtcggcatataaaaaccaactcttctttttcttatttatatattttttatttttacaaaatttatatcctgcctttctgccctcggAAAGGCCACCAAGGCCCAAGAAAGTGCTGACAGGACCTCACCAGCCTTCAAATGCTGATGAAATCAGGATCCACTGAGctctattaaaacaaatattCTTCTCCAGACTAATACACATATTAGATGAAATTATGCAAATTCTTACTTGGCATAATGTATTCTGCCTGCCTTGCAGCAGAGAAGGGCAAGGAGTTGGGCAAAAAACTCCCATCTACTAGAAGTCCTGCTCATTGCTCTTCTGCGAAGGATGTCTTCCCCATCATGCTTACTTCCATGAGGACTAGGGGGCGGAAAACCCTTAAAAATGGATAGCTGAAATTCTCAGGAAGCTACATTCCCGTACGATCAATTGCATAGACtaggggtcccccaacctttttgaacctctgagcacctttggagttctgacacagggtggaggGTGTAACTACAAAGTAGCTGctataggaggcagagccaaacacacCCATAGGAAGACCAAAGGCAgtgagaagaggggtaatttaaaaactaaattagGAAAGAGGAGTGACAGAGAATAAAAGCGACACAGGGATGGTAGATGCCGCTGATGCAATTTCATTGTAGTCTGCACaaacaatcagatctccagtggccccgtccactggaggtgccaggtaaggtattggtgggcaccatgttggggacaccTGGCGCAGACTAACAGGCTGCACTGACGATACCCACAAGCTCTTGTATTTTTCCCGAATGTCTTGGCCAAAGTTGAGTCCCGTCTCAAAACAAAAATATGCAGATCCTATCACCAGTCCTCTCTGTGACAGTTAATGCTCTAGTCAGTTCCTCTAAACTGCTAACATGTAACCAATTATTGTATAATTGGAAGGAATCTCTCAACACAATTGCCTGGAGAGGTCTAACATACTGGAAAGGGAATTAACAGAACTGTGAGATATGCAAAGCAGGGAATGTGTTTAAAGATTCAGGATATCGTTAGGTtaaaaaaggcaataaaatagggtttgtttgcagggtgggtgggaagagggcTGGGTCAACTGTAGATCTTTTTAATAATCTAAATAAACTATTTCTGAATTAAATGAGGCGTCTTCAATGGTATTTACACACTGTGATTATATACCTGCTGCCAATGAGCTGGCagcttaatttaaaataaaatatatgaaattCAGGCCCTGGTTCGCGTCTCTGGCATCACTGCCCATTTTCAGAAGATACCAGAGACTAAAAACCTTTTTCCTGTTCACAGCACTTCCAAAACCTAGGCCCTTTCTAAAATTCCCCCATACATTTCTCCTTGGTGTCTCCTTTTCTCAGCCTAATTAACCATATACTTCTCTTTCCCTCACGACTCTTACTTCTCAACATTCTGcctattttatttctattttgtGCATCTGGCCTCTCCTCCTACTTCTTACATCTTCCCCagatctctttcctttcccatgcAGAATCTGCACCCTTTATTAACATTCGGTTACTGAAGGCTTTCCACCTGAGCTGTTAGAATGTTTGTGAATCTTCCAAGGCATGCCTTTAAAAAGCTtcgaatgtgtgtgtgtgagcgcacAGGCACCAAACGACTTGACAACGGTGCAAAAATCATGGTGTGGCTGAGCAAGGAAAGACAAACATTCTGCCCACAATTCCCAAACCCATAAGTCCAGGAGAGGGATGCTAAAAATAGCAAGTTGGCAGCTTAGGAAAAACAGTATTGCTCTGATAGAAGAGCTACATGCATAATTTACTGATAACAGAAATTCCTATAAAGGCTTCAAACCAGACCGTAAGGGAAAGCCCTTGTAATTCCTATCCTACATTCCCAGCTTGGGCATGCTCTGATTTAGTTTAAAATTGATTTAAGATTCCTCTCTCATGCACTTAGGGGTGACATTACTACAGATCACTCCTATATGCTGGTGTCCCTTCAATATATCATCTCCcttggtattttttggggggggtaaagCTTACTAGGCGCAAACTCTAATTTTCCAGCAATTTATGCTAAAAGGTAACTGCAGCACACAACCTTTGTTCACAGAACGCACATAAACCTTATTCAGtaagaagaaaaacaacatttatttccTACAGACATACATCCACATTCAATTTCACAAGACCCAGAAAGCATCCTATGAGATATGCCATCACGGAAACAGCACAATGGGGTCATTATTGTGTTAAGGGTATTCTGTAATCATTCGCACCGCACATACAAGACAATCACGCAACTCATTTAAACCTTAGCTGAAGGCCAGTGACATGTTCAAAATAACAGGCGTTTTTGACACAGCCTTGAAAACACATCGCCGTGTTGTGAATGAGGCCTCTGAGCTGGGGCCAAACCAGGGTGAAAGGAGGTTAAATCTTCCCACGGGGCAGAAAAccagccactatggcaaaaataCAGACAGttctgtgccttttaaaaaaaccttcactTTCTTGCAGTGCTGTTACCCAAGATTACCTGAAGAGTAAAAGCACTGGGAAGAGCCAACAGGGACTAGCAACTGGAAACTGGCCTGCTTTACTCCACCTCTTCTTAGCCCTTGCTGTTACCTGGGGAACCGCCCTTTAGGATAGCTTTTTATTACTTCTGTGGGCCAATCCTAAACCAAAACTTTCCTAGAGTCCATGTGGCTTCGATATGAGTGCATTGAGTAAAAAATGTTCAGGAACCCATATCCGTGCTTTCCTATCAGAACCTGCAGTCAAACAGTACAGGATGGGAGTTTATCTGTCAGAATTGGTCTTCGTCCCTTGGCCTTCTGGAGCTGCGGTCTCTGCTCCGGTCTCTCCTCTCCCtgtcccttccctctttcccagAGCTTCTTTCCTCTCTGGAGTGCCGTTCACGGTCCCTCTTGCTTTCGCTCCGCTCCCTTTCGGGCCGCCTGTGCTCCCGGTTCCTCCCGTGAGCTCGATCCCTCGTTTTCCAATCTCTGGACCAGCCCCTCTCCCTTTTTTCCGCCAGCCCTTCTCCGTAAAAATCACTTTTCATAGCAGGCAAGTTGATGGGCTTCCGGAAAGGtctgtccctgcccccaaaccgCAGCTGCCCAGATTCCTTTTTGCCCCCAAAGCCGCCCCCAAGCCGCCGAGGGATCCATCCTTTCAGGGTCCTTTCCAGCTCAAAGTCTACAAATACCTCGCGCTGGTCAATTATCAGTTTATTGGCATCTCTGTGAGCTTTCAGCAGCGCCCGTTCGTCTTTGTACTCGATGAACGCGTAGCCCTTTGAAAAACCCGTGACCAAGTCCCTCACCAGGCGCATCCTCCGGATGTCCCCGTAGCGTGAAAAGACTTCCTTCAACTTGTCCTCAGTGGTTTGTATACTGAGTCTCGCCACAAAAAGCGTGAGGTGAGGATCTCCTGTGACACCATGGTTGGGGACATAGCGGGCCGTCATAGCCCTCCAAATGGCTCGGTCATGTGGCTCTTCATCCGTACCATCAATGCTTCCTGCTTTGAGCGGATCATATTCTTTTGCAATGGGCGCCCACTCATTCATTGTCTGGAGAAAAGAGCACCAGAAGTATAGATTAATGTCTCTCTCATTTCAAGGAATTCTGTTCCATCTCTTATTTCAAGGAATTCTTATCCACCTTGTTTGTTATTTGGATGAGTTCTGTCCCCTTGCtttagggccaattcacacagGATTCTTTACATGGGTGTAAGGGGGAAGTCTATATATCACTAAGGTGTGTACCCGTGTTACCTCAGGCATACACAACAGAAAATCACAAATAGTTACAAATACCCAGCATACATATATGTAGCAAAATCAAGAAAGTAAAATTTTCACGCAGTGCCATTTTCTCTCCTAGAACAAAGATTTCAGACTGGGTTCTGAGCAACTTTCGTGATCCTCAGAAGCTtatcaaatgttcctcagtgagATATATAATGGCAGACAGGTTTCCCTAAAgacagccattgtggtgtagtggttaaagtattggactaggatctgggagactcaggttctaaTCCCTACATGCcccggaagctcactgggtatctctgggctactcacagcctaagctacctcacagggctcttgtgaGGATAAGCTGGAGGAGAAATatataagccaccttgggttccccattagggagaaaggaggggtacaaatgaagtaaataaataaatgatcctcctcacagggatgttgtaaggattacaccAAGATAATATACATGAAAACACCTTGGACATTCAGAAGCACCCTataaatgccaagcagatgaagcctttttttgtttcgtttggcatacccccagtaatgGTTGTTGGCCCTCTTCCCTGGTGTTGATGTTgtctgtttatgtgtttttatttaattattttatcattttaaacgtttatttacttacttcatttatgccccacctttctccccaatggggatccaaagcatggtgtagtggttaagagcggtggctgaTCTGGGGGACTGGGTAGGTTTTctcgctcctccacgtgaagccagctgggtgaccttgggctagtcacactctcagccccacctacctcacagggtgtcttgtggggaagagaaggtgattgtaggctggtttgagtctcccttaagtggtagagaaagtcggcatatagaaaccaacttctTCAAAGAAGCTCAcactattctcctctcctcccgtttatcctcacaacaaccctgcggggtaggttaggcggagagtggTGACTGGCCCCAGGCCTCCCAGCGAGTTTCCATAGCTCAAGTGGCCATTCGATGTTGTTGCTGTAATGATTGTTTTTATGTGCACCGCCTTGGGAAACCTGACCTGGTGGAAGGGAGgcataaaaatgttataaataaataaatagtagtaTTAACAGAGCAGCAGGTTGGGGCTTTTGCCCTGGTCAGTTGGCAAACTCATTACCCTCAGATCCCCCCTCTTTTGAAAGCCAGAAGCTTCCCTCACTTCCAGTCCAGCACAAGGGCTGCAAGCGCAGGAGCAAGCCGCCACGGCGTGCGCGACCCCCGACCccgctgcctctccccccaccccacacttttGCAAGCCTTTGCAAAAGGGAAACACTCACCACGCCGTTGGGAAAAACCCCAGTCGCGCAAACAGCTAGTTTTTCATCCGCAGCGGCCGATTCGTCAGATCAACGGCCACTCCTCTGCAGGGACGGATTCCTTAGAGCTGGCCAAGGTTAGCTATTTAAAAGCAGGGTTTTTATTTTTGGTAAAAGCAGAATCTCATCCTCAGAGTAGCCACAGGGTTTCGCGCCGACCCTCCCGCAGCTCGGCGCGAATCCGCAGCTCTGAAAACAAAGGCGCGCTTGCTTATGAGCTTCCCTACGGGCGCCCCCTGATGACGGAAGCCGGTATGTCACCTGTTTTAGGGCTGGTAccttaaacggggggggggagagggggattcCCATGGAATGCAGCGGGTTCTCCAGCCAAGTGAGCACGTGGGCCAAGTGGGCTgtgcttgcttgcttctttttaaattgaagtgccctggttgtcttatagcaggggtgggggaccttttttcccaccaagggccatttggatatttgtaacaaaggaagccacggccttcaatttgcaagatctgagcaaggctgtcaaagataggacatttttggagggctttcattcataaggtcgccatgagtcggaagcgacttgacggcgcttaacacacacacaacattattcgcgggccattcgccacttccgcccccagccctcttgtagtacagagggaatacgtttctccacggcccgggtgggaaaaggttaacacagtttcttgggcggtcctagcagctccatagctaacgactcttctgcaagggggaaagaaggttacttttcttgccaaaacaaactcacatctgccttgaatagaggctattcctgtctgtaggagggggcggatcggcagtcttaaatccttctgagctagagatccaccaggacccatgaagggccagaccaaatgacttcgcgggccttatacggcccccaggcctgacgttccccacccctgtcttatagagtccaatgaagacaactaggaggaggttaaaaagagcaacagttttttatttagctaaacacagacctggggtgaactaagccacaaataagatgcagagttactcaccagagaaacaaaggaaagtcagtatcatttatgcattcgcatggggcaggcccatggctgctgacaagcagattgatacacaaaagcaccaatatattgtcgaaggctttcacggtcagagttcattggttcttgtggtttatccaggctgtgtaaccgtggtcttggtattttctttcctgacgtttcgccagcagctgtggcaggcatcttcagaggagtaacactgaaggacagtgtccttcagtgttactcctctgaagatgcctgccacagctgctggcgaaacatcaggaaagaaaataccaagaccacggttacacagcctggataaaccacaagaaccaaaaaagcaccaatgcacattaggtgtctacttcactctaattagcataacctatagattttggccgaaggcgtcacttagtgagtgcctgatcttgtgagctcggtaaccagaaaccacattcctgaagatgaacgtaattcagagctctctactggtgaaaggccgtaccaagcacagagagcatgatttgttggttcttggctcccggatgccaacttcccaaagcttccatgtgtgtgcgtatgaatacatagtgttctaaaccagcccttatatctgggcattacaaaatTAGCCCCAAAGATTTGGAATGCATCACAGTTCTTTTACTCAGGCAGCGTGGAAATATTTTATTTCGCTACACTCTTCTTAGGGTATAACCAACCTTATGCACATTTTCTCGGAAGTTCCAAAACGAGAGACCTTAGCCTAATAGCCCAAAACACACATCATTCTGATGGACAGTTCTAAAGAGCAGAAAAAAGGCACATTAATTTGTCTTGTTTTCCTTAGGCCTAGTAAAAGGTATAGCATGGCTTTTGTTGATGGATTTTTCTTTGGATAAATACCTTTTTATTAACACTTTTTAAAGCAATATTTGGGACTAAGGCTGAGGGAGCAAAGgtggacttacttctaagtaaacatacataagattgggctacaccaaATTAATCACATTTTTAACGTCTTTTAACactaaagagattttttttagagATTTATCTGTCTAATTTTTATGTCATCCGACAGGACAGCTGGCATGTTTTCTCTCTGGCCTCCTTTAACCTCctaacaaccctgcaaagtaggtcagTCTGGGCAAGAGTGattcacccaaggtcacccttcctAACTGGGTGGGGATTTGAGTGTAGCTCTTCCCAGTCTTAGTCTGATCCTTGACCCGCTTCTCCATATTGGCTCAAGAGCAGAAGATGAAGACATGCCTcagtattgtgtgtgttaagtgctgtcaagtcgcttctgactcatggcgaccctatgaatcaatgtcctccaaaacgtcctatccttaacagcctttctcagatcttgcaaattgagggctgtggcttcctttaccagagtcaatccatctcttggttcttgtaggttatccgggctgtgtaaccgtggtcttggaattttctttcctgacgtttcgccagcaactgtggcaggcatcttcagagtagtaacactgaaggacactgaaggagagacactgtccttcagtgttactactctgaagatgcctgccacagttgctggcgaaacgtcaggaaagaaaattccaagaccacggttacacagcccggataacctacaagaaccaatgaactctgaccgtgaaagccttcgacaataatccatctcttgttgggtcttcctcttttcctgctgccctcagcttttcctagcattattgtcttttccagggactcttgtcttctcataatgtgaccaaaatacaatagcctcagtgtagtcattttagcttttagggtcagttcaggcttgatttgatctataacccactgattattattttttggcagtccatggtatccgtaacactctcctgcaacaccacatttcagaggaatctactttcttcctaccagctttctttattgtctagctttcacacccatacatagtaatagagaatatgatggtgtgaattaacttgatcttggttgccagtgacacatccttacacttaagaatcttttctagttcctgcatggctgcccttcccagtctcaatctccttctgattaggtccttttaaaaaaagcaattaaTTGGAACGGTAAGTACCACAATCATTCAACCTATATAGCATTACTGACCCTAGCTACAGCCTCCCTGATCTCAACAGGTCTGAGAAGCTGCAGATGTTGCGAATGCGGCACACGCCGCCACCATCTTCCAGGGCAGCCTGTCACTGAGGCGTCACAGGCTGCAAACTTCCCCTCCGGCTCCATGGTAACTTTCCCCTTTAGCCCCACCTCTCCTTCTGGCCTTTGATTGGGCCCTCCGGAGCTTCCCCCAAAGGCAGATTGGAAGGAATCAGTCACAGATGAAAGTTTCAGAGGAGGAAGGAAGTTGCTGGGTGTTGCAACGTTGTCTGGCTGCATGAGAAGAAGGGCTTGCCCcggccagggaaggagagacagacccctctctctttcttccctgcttttACTCTAGACATTCCCTTCCTTGGCATGCATGCTGAACAGCATCAGGAGaccactgaggaggaggaggaggaagaagaaggcagTGGCTGTGAGCCTGAAGGGGCTTTTGGGAAGAACCCCTTCCAGCTGACGGTGGAGGATGTCTATGACATGTCTTACGTCTTGGGGAGGGAACTGCACAAAATCAGCAGCGAGCCTCGGCTGGAGGTGCCGGCCAGGGTGGCCCAGCTGCAGTTCAAGGTGGTCAGCGTCCTGGAGATGCTGGAAGCCTTGGTGGATGACAACAACCTGACGGTGGAAGCCCTGAAGATGGAGAGGGACAGCCTCAAAAGAGAGGTAGAGCAGCTCCGGAAACAGGGGTCCCACAGAG
This window of the Euleptes europaea isolate rEulEur1 chromosome 13, rEulEur1.hap1, whole genome shotgun sequence genome carries:
- the RILPL2 gene encoding RILP-like protein 2 is translated as MHAEQHQETTEEEEEEEEGSGCEPEGAFGKNPFQLTVEDVYDMSYVLGRELHKISSEPRLEVPARVAQLQFKVVSVLEMLEALVDDNNLTVEALKMERDSLKREVEQLRKQGSHRAAEEVSLGPNKMVVDLTDANRPRFTLQELREVLQERNQLKAQLMVAQEELQLYKSGYISQKQDPVESIHREPTVGRTSGSSTGSEEKTIIKRLFAFKKPR
- the SNRNP35 gene encoding U11/U12 small nuclear ribonucleoprotein 35 kDa protein, yielding MNEWAPIAKEYDPLKAGSIDGTDEEPHDRAIWRAMTARYVPNHGVTGDPHLTLFVARLSIQTTEDKLKEVFSRYGDIRRMRLVRDLVTGFSKGYAFIEYKDERALLKAHRDANKLIIDQREVFVDFELERTLKGWIPRRLGGGFGGKKESGQLRFGGRDRPFRKPINLPAMKSDFYGEGLAEKRERGWSRDWKTRDRAHGRNREHRRPERERSESKRDRERHSREERSSGKEGRDRERRDRSRDRSSRRPRDEDQF